DNA sequence from the Malus domestica chromosome 11, GDT2T_hap1 genome:
GAGGATCACAATTGTTATGTCTTTTCAAAGTAAGAGATAGTCATATCATTCGCTCATCGCAATCATAAACCATTATCTGCActgaaaaagaaatgaaaaagaaataaacaaaggaaaaaaaggaaagaaaagaggtACATTCTTGATGAACACAAGCATGGACAATTGGAAATTATGATGTCATATCTCTAATACCATATATAGAAGCACCTCTACTTTTCTACATCATTCCTACACTCAAAACCCTCAATTGCCTACTACATAAAGAACCACAAGCGAATTCCCCATGTCTTTCTTTCTTGGAGGAGGAAACATTAACCATTTACCTCTCCAATCTCCAAAACACGGCTCACGTGGGTGGTCGAAAACGATGCGTTTTGGATGCCTAGGAGGACATTATTCTTTCTATTACCCATGTCCCAAggtcaaaaactcaaaacaaggGCATAGACTTTAGCAAATATTCACATAAATCAAGGCACAACCTTCGGTCCCCCATAGAAACCAAGACGCAGCTTCAACTCTTCTAGCTTTCGTAAGATTCCCACGCCCCATGCTTTGTTTCCTCGTCGAAGCTTACGCTCATTGTGCCGTGAAATGCAATGTGCTACCTAAAACGCTGCCGCCGCCGCCGCGGCGGCGTATTTTGCCTATGCTTCTCGTTATCATTCATTCcgctatttttcaaattttagggtCTCAATGTCCCCCCATATACTTTACTTCTGGTTGTGTTAACCACTTTCTATCTGCTAAAAAGATGTGTGCATGACATGTATAGACGACTGGCCGTAACACAGCTCCGCAGCTTATTGATGAACCTCGAGTCGTTTGCTCCCTCCTACATGACCGTTACTACTAGTACAACTACCATCACTACAAGAGGCGATGTGGTTGATCTCTCTCTTGGTGGGTATTCCTTTGGGTTTCCTGGGAATGCACTTTGCTCGCACTCCACCTTTCTCAGTTTCCTCCAATTGCAGCTGCGCACTCCTGCAATTCCGTgcatattttaaatcaattaatcaaaattactacataaaaaaaattgattaatcaataaaattgccaagaaaaccatttttttatcaataaaattaaacaaaaattaatttgattctCTAGTTGGTATGAAAGAGATGTTCACGTGACGATTTGACGGATTTGAATTCCATTTCTGTCTGCACTCAATATTTATAGAATTAAATCCTAAAACTGCAACTGTAATCTGCTAAGATCACAACTGCAGGGGCCCACATTATCAAGATAACAAGCTTAATTAAGGTCACAAAAATCCTACGATGCTCCAGTACATGATGTACACCAATGGAGAATTAGCACTAAAAAGTTATACCGTACATTATGCCCCGATCCATACTAAAGAGTACATATCCTTTTCGGATCTAAAAAAATGAAGCCCAAGGATCAAATGTCCAgaccgttgaaatttaatccaacggttacaaatatGAATCttctaaagttataataatcaTAATcgttaatcaaatttcaacgatccgaatcaTTTGATCTTTAGGTTCCTCCAATTGtttagatccggagaggatctatACTCCATACTAAAAACTAGAAATGGCATTCAACAGGAAAGTGAGTATGCAGGCAGAGCCAGCTGGCGACGTCTCAATTAACCGTAcgaatatttattaaaaaacgAAAGCAGACCAAACGGGCTATCAGAGAATCAAAAACTTTCTAACTCGAATCTCCGGAAAGCCAGGGAAATAAACCTTCATGATGCAATAAACTTGCTTAAAGAGGATAAGCATTTGCAAGGTGAAACTTCAAATCAGCTTTTTACTTACCTTACATCACCTGCCACTGCAGATGCTTCTAAGTGTGTGCCTACTtttacataaacattcataaaattataaaataaacgTTGAAATTTTACCACAAAATTAATAGACTTGCTGAAAGAGTGCTAGGATGATTCTtgcggatcctctttgtgagaattctGATATCTTTCAATTACATTTGTTACATTATGCAGTCAAAAtcattgtaaatatttttatttaaaattgaatacaaatAGTTCCcgacaaaaactgaccgtacgatatacgataaacagatATAATGAAGGATTCTtgagatcctcacaaaaagatCCGGCGAAGTTCCTCTCTCGAAAGAGTATAAACATTTTCAAGGTGAAACTTCAAATTAACTTTTTACCACATTAAGTTAAAATGTGGGCCTTTTACCAAATGATGGTGCAAGTTAAAACGTAGGCCCCGTTCGACCTTTTACCTACCACTGCAGATGCTTCTAAGTTAGTGTGTGCCTACTTTTACCAACAACCTTCATaaaatctaaaaattaaaaattcactGCAAATAATCCTAAGTTAGAAAGTTATAAAGTCaacaatgaaatgaaaatttagaCCCGAATTATAGCTACATttttaagtttataataattacaaacaaaaatTGACATAAAAGCACTGACATATCCTTAAAAGTATTAATACACCAAGTCGTCACTTACAATTATTAGCTATGCTTGTAATAAGAAAAAATTATGAGTTCAAAATTGATAGATCGACTAAGGATAGATTGGAAGTTAGATCTATCCAGTTTCGATCTATCCAGTTTGAACTCATAATATCAAAGTACATTAGTACTCTTATATCAAATttttgttgtaaaaaaaaagataactaTAATTCTATTTAaggtttaaattttaattattttttcaaattttctaaattaaaaaacaactattttaaaatgttaattaCAATTCCGATAAAGTCCTACAAAATTAAATGCATAAGCAAACGTACCTATCTGCGTTGTAAGAAGAAGACCTCTTTAAAGATGGAACCGCCTCTTTCTTGGTCTCAATTAAGCTCCCGCTAAAATACTCCTTATCTTCCAATTTTACCCCCGCTAAATTCGAAATTACGCTCTCCGTCCCGACCTGATTTCCCGTCAAGCCACGTGGTAGCCTAGGCTTGTAATGCCCAATCAGCGAGAACCCCTGCTCCCTCACCGCCGTGGATCCGCAGTCCCTGAACGAGATCGAGCCGCACGATAACAATTGCATCAGGACCGTTGACGCCTTCATCTTCCCAGTTGGACAGATCTCAGCCGTCTGGTTCACTGCCTCCTCCTCGTTCGCCCCGTTCGTGCAGAGCACCAGCCGCCCATCCGCCTTCATCAGCGACTCGAGCGTTTCGGGGCTCGAATCAGACGGCGGAGGCGACATCTCGCCCCTGCTCAGCTCCGTACTCTGACTCTGAATCTGAATCACCTCGCGCTGACTTTGACCTTGACCTTTTTCCTCGTGCTCGTCTCGAACAACACGACGTCGGTGCCGGTTTTCGTCGGTCTGAGTCGACGCGTCGGCGGCCGCTTTCCTGGCGGACTCGCCGACTGACTCGGTCTTGTACACCTTGTACTCGTTCAAATCGATCGAACTCCACGACTGGTTTCGCTGGCGTGAAATCACCGGAGATTCGAAATCTTCGGCGGACTTCAGCGCCTCTGGCGGCGGTCTCAGAGACCTCGACGACGCCGTCTCGAGAGCCATATGGTTCAGCGGCGGGTCAAGAAGCTCCGACCCCTTGAGCACGTACTCGTGGCCGTGCGACGGGTGTATCAAATCGTCCTCCGTCAAATCGTGCCACACGAAGCCGGTTTTGTAGCTCCTGAAATTTCAATTCCAAAGAAGTCAAGCAAGCAATCAGACCGTTGAAAAAAATCACTAATTAGATCAGACGGTATCTGAGAAAGCTCGCTCTTACCGTTTGGAAGACCAGGAGTACATCAAAGCCATGCCCTTGCCACGTAGCAAGTTCAACCGGTTAATAACATCTGCGGAGCGAAACGTACAAATTAAGTTTCTGTGATTTGGgcctgtttggttgccgagaaagtggagagaaaataaaatcttaCCTTTGAGAAAGAGGCCAcggggagaggagagagggacTTCCATGAAGTGAGGGTGCTCGAGCTGGCCGTTCCTGGAGAGGTAGTAAACGACAGGGACTTTTCGGGGAGTGATGGGGAGACTGGGACCGGTCTGGGCAGGACTAATCCGGTCCGGACTGGTTTCCGAGTCGCGCCATTTGCTGGGGATTTGGAGGTGGGAGGGCCGGCCTCTGGAAGCGACAGCCATGGCTGATGGCTCTGTAGAAACAAAGAGTTTGGAGTCAGAGAAAAGAGCAGTTTGGTTACCGAGAAAATTGTGTGgaggtgggggggggggagaaaaAATGCGGGAAAATGACTGGTGGAAGAGAATTTAGGAGAGGAATGGAATACGAGGGgagaataataatatatatggaGGGGAATTAGGGGATGTGTGAATAGCAAATTGAAGATTTTGGAGGGTACATATGTATTCAAAATGGGGATGCGGCAGACAAACGCTACCAAACAAATGCCGTTTCAGATTTCAGAACCTTGGCAACACCTGCACTCTCTCActgtaaattattattttttaaataaagtagattctcttccttcctttttttcctcTTCTCATATTtaaacggtcacggttaaatcatattaatattttatattaattttttataacaagataaagataaaataagaaaatacgAGAAAAGATGAtggaatgaaatgaaaaaaataagagGAGAAAACCCTAGACCTTTTAAAATtcttgacaaaataaaaattttacttttttaattctTAGATCCAAAGAGCAATAAAAAACCTACCAGTTTATAGACTTGTCTGGAAAGTGTTATTAAACGTACGAAATTGTTTTTCgggaaaatatttttgaaattaatttttaataaaaatgtaactttttttaatacatcattatttttatattaagaaaaagaaaattttgaattcgtCATCTACGATATTTGAACATAAAACCTCTCATTtctaagtgaaaaaaaaaatcaccagaCCTTAAAATTGAGTGGCAGTAAAAATGCAACTTAATTTTGAATCAAGTgtgtattttaaaaaaatgataacGACTTGCTCACTTGGCATTGTTGAAAGTGTGTATGATTTGTTTGAGGTGCTCCTAGTTTCATTCATGATGTCCTTGTTTAGAGTTTTATTGATCGAGTGTCAAGTTTCATACCCAGCAGTTCATCAAATCGTATTAATTAatattcttgattttttttttattaatattcaCGATTTTTATCTTATTGTCGAAGTTTTATGAGAAAATATTAGTACCTTATATCAAGTTACATTGCAGACTTTTTCACCCACTTATGGCTTGTTTACGTAACCGTAATCAAAATAGGAGGAATTAGATTGAGAAATAGTTGGAATAAGGAAGGGTCAAAATTGGATTCCTATTAAAGATGTTAACTTAAATGTTTTGGAATCGGAGTAGGAATGAAATTGAgttcatataagttgtttattaGTTCACCTGAATCGGAATATAAATCAATataattactaaaatgccctttagttcttcatttttatttttatttttatttcatctctatttatttttaatcacattttcattagttattttaaaatgtcCTCATCCACCTCCTCAGCACCGCCATGGTAGTTCCTGCTTTTAACTCCAATCCTCCAACACCACTCTCCTAGATCATCTTCCagttctcaccctcagaagaaAATACTATTTTAAGAACCTAGCCAAATTCATCTTCCCAGTTCCCAccccgcaaaaaaaaaaacattttaagaCCTTAGCCTATGCATCTTCCCAGTTCCCACCTTGCATAAAATATTCCGGACAACAATTGGAGCCAAAGACCAGAAGAGCGTCAACATTGCCAACAACACAAGCAATTTGGCCTCGAACTTCGAGGTCCCGATTGTCAAACCAACGTCACACGAGGATGAGCCAGCTGTGTCGGCAGTGTCGAAGCGTCTGCCGAATCATCTGTGAAGACTCTTGATAAGAGGGCATAATTGGAAATAAGAAATACATTCCCGATTCCTTCACCATCCCGAAATCCAAATATCTCATCCATGGAAGGAGTCAAATTCCTCCAATTTAAGGAATTGAATTCCATTTTTTGTGTGGGTCCCACACACTATTGATTCCTCTAAATCGTAGTAAACACAAGAGTTATCCGTAATAAGAATTGGATTccttattttcatttcaattatgGGTGCGTAAACAGGCCTTTAATGCATCATCAAATTAGCATATAATTGACAAATCCTAACTTTAAAAAAGCTCAATCAATCCTAATAATTTCAAATAACAATGATGAACCAACTTTACGCAATTCCCCAATAattttttcttgaataaaaAGAATAATACTAGGCTTTTTAAAGGATAAGTCAGATGTTTTTACTTAAAATTGTTTGCTGTTGATTCATAGAATTTTGTATTCGTGATCAGAATTTTTtatagattgactaaacgatattattttttatttatttgattgtagaagaaaatcTTTACAGAGTCGTTCATAATCTAAAAAGTTTatcataaacacaaaattttataattcAAATACAAATTTGTTTTAAGTAGGCGAGCATTGTTGAATTAAAAATCCATTGCAATTAGATACtttctaaataaaaaaactctCTCACAAAATTCAAACCCACTAGATGGGTTGACCAATATATCCcttgtttgtttaattgttGTTTACCACTTTGGTCTTGACTCTGGGGCCACCTAACTTTGACTAGAAACCTTAATTACTTTTCAACACCCTTTCCGCAATTTTGAAAAGTATCTAGAAACAAAGTGGACCCAAAGCTGACGTGGCCTCACCTCCTTAACTCAATTCGTTGACTAATATtccaattttcaaaatttttttttttttaatttcccaTCACATCACATAGAATGCGATGAATACCCATGAATCATAGAGCTGAGAGAGATTGGACAGCTCTGATTTGAGTTTTTCAGAACACGTGGACGGACCAGATCAAATGAGGCTGTATCAGAAAACGTACAGACGATCTGGGAGCGGATATGCAGTGAAGTATTTTAGGTGGTACAAGGATAGTCTGCCCTTCACTTCTGGTGTCCTTTTCGTGCCCTTCTGTTTtttatggtcacggttaagtcacgtcaatattttatataattttttgtatagatataataagata
Encoded proteins:
- the LOC103447749 gene encoding protein SOSEKI 5-like, with product MAVASRGRPSHLQIPSKWRDSETSPDRISPAQTGPSLPITPRKVPVVYYLSRNGQLEHPHFMEVPLSSPRGLFLKDVINRLNLLRGKGMALMYSWSSKRSYKTGFVWHDLTEDDLIHPSHGHEYVLKGSELLDPPLNHMALETASSRSLRPPPEALKSAEDFESPVISRQRNQSWSSIDLNEYKVYKTESVGESARKAAADASTQTDENRHRRRVVRDEHEEKGQGQSQREVIQIQSQSTELSRGEMSPPPSDSSPETLESLMKADGRLVLCTNGANEEEAVNQTAEICPTGKMKASTVLMQLLSCGSISFRDCGSTAVREQGFSLIGHYKPRLPRGLTGNQVGTESVISNLAGVKLEDKEYFSGSLIETKKEAVPSLKRSSSYNADRSAQLQLEETEKGGVRAKCIPRKPKGIPTKREINHIASCSDGSCTSSNGHVGGSKRLEVHQ